The Treponema phagedenis DNA segment TATCCATGACAGAGTCCTGCTTCTCATAATCAAAGAGCAGCTCCATCGGTCTCCACATGTGCTCATAGACATACCGCTGTTCTGACGGTTCAAGCCCCATCAGCACATAGTTTCGGATTAAGTCAGATTCAGACAACTCTTTACCTGTAGAGTTCAAGCTCTCGAAAATTGCCTGCGCATCATCCACATTTCGATCAAGTGTAATATTGACAATCTGTAGTTTACCTATAGCCTCGTAGACATCTTTCGGCTGCAATTCCATATCGGCTATTTTACCGGCAAAAAAGTTGTAGTTCGACAGGATGCGAGACAGACAGGGATCGCTGATTGGCTTCTTCTCAACAAGACTAATCAGCAGGTCGCGGTCTGTTTCTGTAAGAAGCAATTTGTACCTCTCGTCACCATCCTCATATTCGTTCTTCAGAAGCATATTATCGATGCGACGAGCATTGATAGTGCCATCTTCCGGATGTTCTTCCGCATAGTCGCGGAGGGCAATCAGCAGCAAGCTCAGCGTGGTTAAACGCTGCTGCCCATCAATTATCATATATTTCTGAACACCAGTCGGCATTGCCTGCTCCGCAATATTTACGATAGAGCCAACAAAGTGACCGACCTTATCCTTTTTCTGCATGTCAACGATATCATTCCAAAGGCGACTGCATTGTTCCGTCTCCCAACTGTAGTATCTCTGATATACAGGAATGAGAAACTGCTTATTTCCATTTAAGATGGCGTAGATATTACCTTTTGTCGCGTCCATTAGGTTAGTCCTCCTTCTTTGTTCCGTATGGCGCAGGTTCTTCCGCTACCATCTGTAAATCCTGTGCTTTTTTACTGAAAGCCTCAGCATAGTTAACTACCCGATGTTCATATCGTTCTCCTATAATTTTTTTAAGAAAAGAGTCCATAATTTTCTTAACTCCGAGGGATTAAAATATACCATGAAATATTTTTATGCAGAAGACAAAACTCATTATAAATTTCAAGCTTGGAGACTTCTTTATAAAAATAATAGCAGGTTTTAAAAACATTTCCAAGCATAGTTTTTTTGCACTTGCAGGGCGTATACGTGTGACAGAGTAAAAATACTGTAAGTGGTGATTTAGAAAAATTAAACCGGAATTTATCTATTGATTTTAGGATACAGGCTGCTTAAAAAAAATAACTTTCGTGTCAAAAAAACGGAGGTCAGTACACAACGCGCATAAAACGGCAGGTCTAAGGGCTGCCCAAGCCCTTAATGCGAAGCATAAGCGGGGTCTAAGGGGCAGCCGCCCCTTACTCAAAACCCCTTGAGAATTGACAGAAATCTCTTTTTTCCGTACCATAGCCGCATGACCACAAACGATATTAAACCGAAACTTTTAGAGCGGTTGGTTCGCTATACCGCCATCGGCACACAAAGCAAGGCGGAAAAGGCTGACCAAGGTATTATCCCTTCAAGCGAAGTACAATGGGAGCTTGCAAAGCTTTTAGTAAAAGAATTAGAGGATCTTGGACTGAAGGCAGAGCTTGATGAGCATTGTTATGTCTTTGCCCGTCTGCCCGCAACCGAAGGCTGCCGGCAGAAAAAAGGATTCGGACTTTGCGCACATATGGATACGGCAAGCGATGCGCCCGCCGATACTGTAAAACCGCAGGTGCATACCGATTACGACGGTAAGCCTATTGTATTAAAAGACGGCTTTGTAATAGACCCGGCACATGATGCCGATTTAGCCGCTTGCATCGGTGACACGATTATCACCTCCGACGGCACCACCCTCTTGGGCGCCGACGATAAGGCGGGAATTGCAGGCATTATGACCGCCGTTGAATTCCTTTTGGCAAATCCGAACATTGCCCACGGCCCAATCGAAATTCTTTTTACTCCCGATGAGGAAACCGGACACGGAATGGATTTTGTTCCGCTTGAGAAGATTCAGTCAAAAGCGTTTTACACGATAGATGGGGGACAGGAAGGCGAGGTTGAAGACGAATGTTTTAACGCATACCGAAGCGACATTGTTTTTACCGGAATTGCCGCACACCTTGGCGCCGCCCGCGGCAAAATGGTAAATGCGGTAACGATGGCAGCCTCTTTTATTGAGTCTTTGCCCCCGCAAGAAAGCCCCGAGGCTACCGACGGATATTACGGCTTTTTTTGCCCCTTGGAGCTTGAGGCAACCGCCGAAAAGGCAACCTTACGGGTTTATATCCGTGATTTCGGCGCTATTCAGGAGCGCTTAAAGCGTATCGATACGCTTGCCGCCGCCATCGAAGCCTGCTATCCGAACGGAAAGGTTTCGGTAACGCATACGGAGCAATACCGAAACATGAAAACAAAACTCGATACAAGCCCCGAAATTCTTGCGCGTTTAAAAGAAGCGGTTCGCCGCGCCGGCGTTGAACCCAAGCTGAAACCCATTCGCGGCGGCACTGACGGCTCACGTCTTACCGAGCTTGGAATCCCTACGCCGAATCTTTTTACCGGCGGACATAACTATCACTCAAGGACGGAGTGGGCATCGCTTAATCAAATGGAAAAAATGTGCTTGAGCATTATTGAGCTTGCAAAAATTTGGGCTGAGGAATGAAATGACTGTTTTTCATTCCGATTGCAAAATTCCCACCCTTGAAATCAGGGCTGCATGCCTTTGTAAAGCAGCCCATCCACCTTCTTCCATATAATAAAGAAGCAGGTAAAATTCGCCGATGAAAGTAATAGGAGCCGGTGTTTTTATGTTTGCGGCAGGGTAAGGAGTGTAATGTGTACGAATATCATATTGAAGGCGGTTTTCCGGTTAAGGGGACTGTTAAGGCAAGCGGAAATAAGAATGCGGCGCTGCCCTGTATTGCGGCGGCGGTTTTGACTGATGAGCCGGTGCGGCTTAAAAATCTTCCCGAAATAGAAGATGTGGGGGTTATGCTGGATGTGTTTAAGGCATTCGGCGGCAGCGTGGAAAAAAAGGCTCCGAATGAGTATGAGCTTCGGCTGGAAACGGTGCGTTCTTCCGAAATACCGGCAAATGAGGCAAGGAAAATCCGTGCCTCGATTTTGTTTGCGGGGCCGCTGCTTGCGCGGACACGAAAGGCAATTTTGCCGCCGCCCGGCGGAGATGTTATCGGTAGGCGGCGTTTGGATACGCATTTTTTAGCCCTTACCGAGTTGGGCGCGCAGGTGCATATCAACGGGCGGTTTGTGTTTTCGGCGAATAAGCTTATCGGGAAGGATATTTTCCTTGATGAGGCCTCGGTTACCGCAACGGAGAATGCGGTTATGGCGGCAAGCATGGCGGAGGGCACAACGATTATCAATAATGCGGCAAGCGAACCGCATGTGCAAGACCTTTGCCGGCTGCTCACCGCGATGGGCGCAAAAATTTCCGGTATCGGCTCCAATATTCTGACAATTGAGGGGGTGCCGAAGCTGCACGGTGCGGAGTTTACCATCGGCCCCGACTTTATGGAAATCGGCTCGTTTATCGGACTTGCGGCGGTTACGCGCGGCTCGCTTACGATCACCGATGTTAAGCCTTCCGATATGCGCCCGATAAAACTGGCGTTTAATAAACTCGGCATTACTTGGAGCATTGAGGGCTCAACGCTCACCGTTCCTGCGCAGCAAAGTTTGCAGGTAAACTGCGACCTCGGCGGTATGATTCCGAAAATCGATGATTCGCCGTGGCCGGGGTTTCCGCCCGATCTTACCAGCATTATGACGGTTATCGCCACACAGGTGGAAGGCACGGTGCTTATTCACGAAAAGATGTTTGAATCGAGGATGTTTTTTGTGGACAAACTCATCGGTATGGGGGCACGAATTATCCTTTGTGATCCGCATCGGGCGGTTGTTTCGGGGCCGAGCACCTTACACGGTTCCGAGCTTGTGTCTCCCGATGTGCGGGCAGGCATGGCGCTGGTGATTGCCGCCTGCTGTGCGCGGGGCGAAAGCATTATCAGCAATATCTATCAGATTGAGCGTGGCTATGAGCATTTGGTTGAAAAGCTCAAATCAATCGGCGTACAAATATCGCGGCGGGAAGTGGACTCGTAAATACTACAGACGGGATCTAAACCGGTACAGTGTTTTTTTGGGTGTCGTTAATTGGTTTTTAATTCATTCAATATGAATCAAGATAATTTTATAAAAAGAAATCGACACAACGGTTTGGTTTTGCCGTCCGTGCCCGTTCTGATTTTGACAACGGTGAGTAAACTTACCATAGGGATGCTTAAAACTGTAAGCCATCAGCTCCGATTAGTAAGCGGCAGCTTGAATTACAGAAGGTTAAACTGAGGAATAGTCCATCGGCTTCGCATATTCGCATAATAGATACGTTAGGAAACGCAATGATTTGGAATAAAAAAGACATAGGGAAAGAGCTTGTAAAAGAGCTTACACAAAATTACGGCTGCGATGCCTTAACCGCCTCTATTCTTGTCAGAAGAGGCATTATTAACGGTGAGGACATCCTCTTTTATTTGGAAAACGATCCGAGGTTTTTTCATAATCCTTTTTTGTTTAAAAACATGGAAGATGCGGTTGACCGTATTCTAAACGCAAAGGATGAGGGCGAAAAAGTGCTTATCTTCGGAGATCGGGATGTTGACGGCATTACCGCAACAACCGTTTTGTACGAAGCCCTCATTGATATGGGGCTTGACGCGCAATGGCGAGTTCCCTCCGGCGATGAAACATACGGGCTTTCAAATGAGGTTATCGATCAATTTGCGGAAGACTACGGCACGCTGATCATTACGGTTGACTGCGGTATTTCCAACATGGCGGAAATCGCCTATGCCGCCGAAAAAGGAATCGACACCATTGTGGTTGATCACCACACCCCGCAGGAAACACTGCCGCCCGCCGCCGTTATCATCAATCACAAAATAGCCGACTGCGGGTACCCGCAGACCGATTTATCGGGCTGCGCAACCGCATGGAAACTTGCCGTCGCCCTGCGCTTTAGCCGCAGCGAATTGTATAAACAGGAAATTTGCCTATTAACCATTGTGCCCGAAAACGAGGCATATACGGTGCATGTATTAAAGCTCCTCAATATGGTAGAGATTGACAGAATTGCCGAAACAATTATTCCGGGCATGGTGCGTTTTGACCAAACTCGGCTTTTGGCATTTTTAAAAGGGCAGCAAATTTTTGTTTGGGACGGGCCCTTGCAAAAACGCTTGTTCGAAAAAGCATTCGGAAAGAATTTTGAGCTGCAATATTATGATTTGCAGCCCGACATAAGCAAAAAGTTTCCGCAAGTTTCGGGTATGAGCCTTTTGCGTTTAAAAGACCTTTCACGAATCGGACGCTATCATAAAAATAAAAATGATGAACTTGACGGGTTTATGAATCTCTTTATTACCTATGTGCAGCAAACGGAAAACTTGTTTACGGAAAGG contains these protein-coding regions:
- the pepT gene encoding peptidase T, with protein sequence MRIDRNLFFPYHSRMTTNDIKPKLLERLVRYTAIGTQSKAEKADQGIIPSSEVQWELAKLLVKELEDLGLKAELDEHCYVFARLPATEGCRQKKGFGLCAHMDTASDAPADTVKPQVHTDYDGKPIVLKDGFVIDPAHDADLAACIGDTIITSDGTTLLGADDKAGIAGIMTAVEFLLANPNIAHGPIEILFTPDEETGHGMDFVPLEKIQSKAFYTIDGGQEGEVEDECFNAYRSDIVFTGIAAHLGAARGKMVNAVTMAASFIESLPPQESPEATDGYYGFFCPLELEATAEKATLRVYIRDFGAIQERLKRIDTLAAAIEACYPNGKVSVTHTEQYRNMKTKLDTSPEILARLKEAVRRAGVEPKLKPIRGGTDGSRLTELGIPTPNLFTGGHNYHSRTEWASLNQMEKMCLSIIELAKIWAEE
- the murA gene encoding UDP-N-acetylglucosamine 1-carboxyvinyltransferase, producing the protein MYEYHIEGGFPVKGTVKASGNKNAALPCIAAAVLTDEPVRLKNLPEIEDVGVMLDVFKAFGGSVEKKAPNEYELRLETVRSSEIPANEARKIRASILFAGPLLARTRKAILPPPGGDVIGRRRLDTHFLALTELGAQVHINGRFVFSANKLIGKDIFLDEASVTATENAVMAASMAEGTTIINNAASEPHVQDLCRLLTAMGAKISGIGSNILTIEGVPKLHGAEFTIGPDFMEIGSFIGLAAVTRGSLTITDVKPSDMRPIKLAFNKLGITWSIEGSTLTVPAQQSLQVNCDLGGMIPKIDDSPWPGFPPDLTSIMTVIATQVEGTVLIHEKMFESRMFFVDKLIGMGARIILCDPHRAVVSGPSTLHGSELVSPDVRAGMALVIAACCARGESIISNIYQIERGYEHLVEKLKSIGVQISRREVDS